One segment of Marvinbryantia formatexigens DSM 14469 DNA contains the following:
- the larB gene encoding nickel pincer cofactor biosynthesis protein LarB: MEILQKLEKGEIRAEEAEKMLKIEPFEELGYAKVDYHREVRTGVPEIIYCAGKTQEQICGIVKNMLEHGAEHIFGTRCSREKYEAVRKICPDMEYDELARIISRGKPAQPFNNGMILVACAGTSDLPVAREAALTARFLGNEVEEIYDVGVAGIHRLLAKMDVLTRANVVIAVAGMEGALASVIGGLTDKPVIAVPTSVGYGASFNGLAALLAMLNSCASGTSVVNIDNGFGAGYMAHSINCLAGKRSR; the protein is encoded by the coding sequence ATGGAGATTTTACAGAAACTGGAAAAGGGAGAAATACGGGCGGAAGAAGCAGAAAAAATGCTCAAAATAGAGCCTTTTGAGGAGCTGGGATACGCCAAGGTGGATTACCACCGGGAGGTGCGCACCGGCGTGCCGGAAATCATCTACTGTGCCGGAAAGACGCAGGAGCAGATTTGCGGAATTGTGAAAAATATGCTGGAGCATGGCGCGGAGCATATTTTCGGAACACGCTGCAGCCGGGAAAAATATGAGGCTGTCAGAAAAATCTGCCCGGATATGGAATACGATGAGCTGGCGCGTATCATCAGCCGGGGCAAACCTGCGCAGCCGTTTAATAATGGCATGATTCTGGTGGCGTGCGCCGGAACGTCGGATTTGCCGGTGGCGAGAGAAGCGGCGCTGACAGCGCGTTTCCTCGGAAATGAGGTGGAGGAAATCTACGATGTGGGCGTGGCGGGCATTCACCGCCTGCTGGCAAAGATGGATGTGCTCACCCGCGCGAATGTTGTAATTGCGGTGGCGGGAATGGAAGGAGCACTGGCATCTGTAATCGGCGGTCTGACGGACAAGCCGGTAATTGCGGTGCCGACCTCTGTGGGTTATGGAGCCAGTTTTAACGGTCTGGCGGCGCTGCTTGCCATGCTGAACAGTTGCGCGAGCGGCACCAGCGTAGTCAACATAGATAATGGTTTCGGCGCGGGCTATATGGCGCACAGCATTAACTGTCTGGCGGGAAAACGCAGCCGGTGA
- the larE gene encoding ATP-dependent sacrificial sulfur transferase LarE — MTEKTDKLQSILQEKGRLAVAYSGGIDSHFLLAAALRALGKEQVLAVLCRGLMMPEAEVCEAERLLKDMGADYRILEVDVLAIPEFAENDKRRCYFCKKHLMSRIKECAAENGFTAVADGKNADDAGVYRPGAQAAEEIGIISPLFESGFTKQDIRTCAREWGISIWNKPSQACLASRFSYHTHLTAEKLQRVGEAEKILHDAGFAACRVRVHDMIARIEVPREDMGRLVTLTGQIQKIRELGFSFVTLDLEGIRSGVFD; from the coding sequence ATGACAGAAAAAACAGATAAGCTGCAGAGCATTCTGCAGGAAAAAGGCAGGCTTGCGGTTGCTTACTCCGGGGGAATTGATTCTCATTTCCTGCTGGCGGCGGCGCTGCGGGCGCTGGGGAAAGAGCAGGTGCTGGCTGTTCTCTGCCGGGGACTGATGATGCCGGAGGCGGAGGTGTGCGAAGCAGAGCGGCTTCTTAAAGATATGGGGGCAGATTACCGTATTCTGGAGGTGGATGTGCTTGCAATTCCGGAGTTTGCAGAGAACGATAAACGGCGCTGCTATTTTTGCAAAAAGCATCTGATGAGCCGGATAAAGGAATGTGCAGCAGAAAACGGATTTACGGCGGTGGCGGACGGCAAAAATGCGGACGATGCCGGGGTATACCGGCCGGGTGCGCAGGCGGCGGAGGAAATCGGTATCATTTCGCCGCTTTTTGAGAGCGGATTTACAAAGCAGGATATCCGCACCTGTGCAAGAGAGTGGGGGATTTCCATCTGGAACAAGCCGTCGCAGGCGTGCCTGGCATCCAGGTTCTCATATCATACGCATCTGACTGCGGAAAAACTGCAGCGGGTGGGGGAGGCGGAAAAAATTCTGCATGATGCCGGATTTGCGGCTTGCCGTGTGCGGGTTCATGATATGATTGCGCGTATTGAGGTGCCGCGGGAAGATATGGGACGTCTGGTGACGCTTACCGGACAGATTCAGAAAATCAGAGAACTGGGATTTTCGTTTGTCACACTCGACCTGGAAGGAATCCGCAGCGGCGTGTTTGATTAA
- a CDS encoding deoxyribonuclease IV, giving the protein MLKIGNHLSSSKGYLAMGKMAVRLGANTFAFFTRNPRGGKAKEINPEDAAAFLQFAKEQGFEKLVAHAPYTLNPCSADAHLREFAKNTFADDLKRLEYTPGNYYNFHPGSHVKQGAEAGIAYTAQMLNETLTPGQSTIVLLETMSGKGSEIGRTFEELRAILDKVELQEKMGVCLDTCHVWDGGYDIAGNLDGVLEEFDRIIGLERLCAIHLNDSMNPCGSHKDRHARIGEGQIGLEALVRVINHPKLCHLPFILETPNDDEGYAREIALLRSRYEH; this is encoded by the coding sequence ATGCTGAAAATAGGAAATCATCTGTCATCCTCAAAAGGCTATCTCGCAATGGGGAAAATGGCAGTCAGGCTGGGCGCAAATACCTTTGCGTTTTTTACCAGAAATCCGCGCGGCGGGAAAGCAAAGGAGATAAATCCGGAGGACGCGGCAGCGTTTCTTCAATTCGCAAAGGAACAGGGCTTCGAAAAGCTGGTGGCGCATGCGCCTTATACGTTAAATCCGTGCTCGGCGGATGCGCATCTGCGGGAATTTGCGAAAAATACTTTTGCGGATGATTTGAAACGGCTGGAGTACACGCCGGGAAATTACTATAATTTTCATCCGGGCAGCCATGTGAAGCAGGGAGCGGAGGCGGGAATTGCCTACACGGCGCAGATGCTGAATGAAACGCTCACACCAGGGCAGAGTACGATCGTGCTGCTGGAGACAATGTCCGGAAAAGGCAGTGAAATCGGACGTACTTTTGAAGAGCTGCGCGCCATACTGGATAAAGTTGAACTGCAGGAGAAAATGGGCGTCTGTCTGGACACCTGCCATGTATGGGACGGCGGCTACGATATTGCCGGAAACCTGGACGGCGTTCTGGAAGAATTCGACCGTATTATCGGGCTGGAACGGCTCTGCGCAATCCATCTGAATGACAGTATGAACCCGTGCGGCAGCCATAAGGACCGCCACGCCAGAATCGGCGAGGGCCAGATTGGGCTGGAAGCGCTGGTGCGCGTAATAAATCATCCGAAGCTCTGCCACCTTCCGTTTATTCTGGAAACACCCAACGATGACGAAGGCTATGCGCGGGAAATTGCGCTGCTTCGCAGCCGGTATGAGCATTAA
- a CDS encoding DUF445 domain-containing protein, with protein MIDFKIIAAPVIGGLIGLITNGIAIRMLFRPFHPVKIGKFTLPFTPGLIPKEQPRLAKAIGRVIGDKLLDKDTLQKALASDTLHDAFHRKVDSVIEKLGHEEGTVQEYLERKGVYPAINSAEEYAGDTISAYVTDKIISQKIGDTILEYAITEILSNLNTMVAMVAEPAIRKSQDAIAERIDEVIAMQCPAIIKGYIDDGYRKWMDKPVKEAATLLWQKKDVFKEKIWDLYLEILEKKSGRFIERLDVSGIVEEKINEFDIRELEALIMDISRRELNALVWIGGLLGAVIGFVNLLF; from the coding sequence ATGATAGATTTTAAAATAATTGCAGCGCCGGTGATTGGCGGTCTGATTGGGCTTATTACAAATGGTATCGCCATCAGAATGTTGTTCCGCCCGTTTCACCCGGTGAAAATCGGGAAGTTTACGCTGCCCTTTACGCCGGGACTGATTCCCAAAGAGCAGCCCAGACTGGCGAAGGCAATCGGCAGAGTCATCGGGGACAAGCTGCTGGATAAGGATACGCTGCAGAAGGCGCTTGCGTCGGATACGCTTCACGATGCGTTTCACAGAAAAGTGGACAGCGTAATAGAAAAGCTGGGGCATGAGGAAGGTACCGTGCAGGAATATCTGGAACGAAAGGGCGTGTATCCGGCAATCAATTCCGCAGAGGAATACGCGGGGGATACGATATCAGCCTACGTTACGGATAAAATAATATCGCAGAAAATCGGGGATACAATCCTGGAATACGCAATCACGGAGATTCTGTCAAATCTGAATACGATGGTGGCAATGGTTGCGGAACCGGCTATCCGCAAGTCGCAGGATGCGATTGCGGAGCGGATTGACGAGGTGATTGCCATGCAGTGCCCGGCTATCATAAAAGGCTATATTGACGACGGGTACCGGAAATGGATGGACAAGCCGGTAAAAGAGGCGGCGACGCTGCTCTGGCAGAAAAAAGATGTGTTCAAAGAAAAAATCTGGGACCTGTATCTGGAGATACTGGAAAAGAAATCCGGGCGTTTTATCGAGCGGCTGGATGTTTCCGGCATTGTTGAAGAAAAAATTAATGAATTTGATATACGGGAACTGGAAGCTCTGATTATGGATATTTCACGCAGGGAGCTGAATGCGCTGGTGTGGATCGGCGGTCTGCTTGGTGCGGTTATCGGTTTTGTGAATCTGCTTTTTTAA
- a CDS encoding HI0074 family nucleotidyltransferase substrate-binding subunit, with protein MKKFENFCNAYKNLKDIFDYTEPYGNVELTGMVGLYEVCFEQSWKAMKEILERDGFAEGKTGSPRQILKTAYQAGLISDEELWMSALVARNNVTHAYNKAIAEDIIKDTKTRFYPMFGELKETIEKEWMM; from the coding sequence ATGAAAAAATTTGAGAATTTTTGTAATGCGTATAAAAATCTGAAAGATATCTTTGACTATACGGAGCCATATGGAAATGTGGAACTGACCGGGATGGTTGGTCTCTACGAGGTCTGCTTTGAGCAATCATGGAAGGCAATGAAGGAAATTCTGGAGCGCGATGGATTTGCGGAAGGAAAAACCGGGTCGCCCAGGCAGATTCTGAAAACCGCCTACCAGGCAGGTCTGATTTCTGATGAGGAACTATGGATGTCGGCGCTGGTTGCCCGCAATAATGTCACACACGCGTATAACAAAGCGATTGCGGAGGATATTATAAAGGATACAAAAACCCGCTTTTATCCGATGTTTGGGGAACTGAAGGAGACAATAGAAAAAGAGTGGATGATGTAA
- a CDS encoding nucleotidyltransferase family protein: MENTICQKTGIKEKVLAALKQYAQECNIERVILFGSRARGDFKERSDIDLAVFGGNTDKFTILADEEAPTLLKFDIVNLGAAVEPELRAAIKEEGILLYEKI, encoded by the coding sequence ATGGAAAATACAATATGTCAGAAAACAGGGATAAAAGAAAAAGTTCTTGCTGCGCTTAAACAATATGCACAGGAGTGCAATATTGAGCGCGTGATATTGTTTGGTTCACGGGCGAGAGGAGATTTTAAAGAAAGAAGCGATATTGATTTGGCGGTGTTTGGCGGAAATACGGATAAATTCACTATCCTGGCGGATGAAGAGGCGCCGACGCTTTTGAAATTTGACATAGTGAATCTTGGAGCAGCCGTTGAGCCGGAGCTCAGAGCGGCAATCAAGGAGGAAGGAATACTGCTTTATGAAAAAATTTGA
- a CDS encoding DUF362 domain-containing protein has translation MEKSKVYFTNLRTDGNHNLQQKLTRLIKKAGIANIDFENKYVAIKIHFGEPGNLAYLRPNYAKTVVDIVKELGGKPFLTDCNTLYVGGRKNALDHIESAYVNGFSPFSTGCHILIADGLKGTDDVQVPVSGGEYVKEAKIGRAVMDADIVISLNHFKGHEATGFGGALKNLGMGCGSRAGKMEMHSAGKPSVNTDACIGCGACSRICAHGAAVVTDKKASIDHNKCVGCGRCIGVCPKDAVEAASDEANDILNCKIAEYSKAVIDGRPNFHISLVVDVSPNCDCHAENDLPIVPDVGMFASFDPVALDVACADAVNAQPVIHGSILDEARQKHDHTGHDHFHMNHPDTNWKSCIEHAKKIGIGTDEYELIEV, from the coding sequence ATGGAAAAGTCAAAGGTTTATTTTACAAATCTGCGTACAGACGGAAATCATAATCTGCAGCAGAAGCTCACCCGACTGATTAAAAAAGCAGGCATTGCCAATATTGATTTTGAAAATAAATATGTTGCAATTAAAATCCATTTTGGCGAGCCGGGTAATCTTGCCTACCTTCGCCCGAACTATGCAAAAACGGTTGTAGATATCGTGAAGGAACTCGGCGGAAAGCCGTTTCTTACGGACTGCAATACGCTTTATGTCGGCGGAAGGAAAAACGCGCTGGACCACATCGAAAGCGCTTATGTGAACGGCTTTTCTCCGTTTTCCACCGGCTGCCATATCCTGATTGCCGATGGTCTGAAGGGAACGGATGACGTGCAGGTTCCGGTAAGCGGCGGTGAATATGTAAAAGAAGCGAAAATCGGACGCGCTGTGATGGACGCCGATATTGTAATCAGCCTGAATCATTTTAAGGGACACGAGGCAACCGGTTTTGGCGGCGCTCTGAAGAATCTCGGCATGGGCTGCGGTTCCCGCGCCGGAAAAATGGAAATGCACAGCGCAGGAAAGCCGTCGGTCAATACGGATGCCTGCATAGGATGCGGAGCCTGCAGCCGTATCTGCGCACATGGTGCCGCTGTTGTAACAGACAAAAAAGCTTCTATCGACCACAATAAATGTGTCGGCTGCGGAAGATGCATCGGCGTCTGTCCGAAGGATGCCGTAGAGGCAGCGAGCGATGAGGCAAATGATATCTTAAACTGCAAAATCGCCGAGTATTCCAAGGCAGTTATCGACGGCAGACCGAATTTCCATATCAGTCTGGTGGTGGATGTTTCCCCGAACTGCGACTGCCATGCGGAAAATGACCTGCCAATCGTACCGGATGTCGGCATGTTCGCTTCCTTCGACCCGGTTGCGCTTGATGTGGCATGTGCCGACGCTGTAAATGCACAGCCGGTCATTCACGGCAGTATTCTGGATGAAGCCCGCCAGAAGCACGACCATACCGGACATGACCATTTCCACATGAATCATCCGGATACAAACTGGAAATCCTGCATCGAACATGCAAAGAAAATCGGTATCGGAACCGATGAATATGAATTAATTGAAGTATAA
- a CDS encoding GerAB/ArcD/ProY family transporter, with protein sequence MLANNGKISVHQISRLLFISLTARLMLFLPYVGTGMSGAEFLAAVALGIFWAFLYTGLIAGIAEYTGNSADTGTTVRNENPVSAPGGFTVYLQERVGRYTAYAFSILMILFLILHLAYLARLTGAICRLYLLPETSENTLLVCTLLAGAATASGGRCRMAGSHMEKQEIKPQGRSADDGQICGRMAEIFFLPVAAALIIMLLASAGSVRLENLSGNGSFHDAGNFDIMKILGRSGAAAGSFFEVTLILYELPYISRRKSRSVKTLRGAMQKGILLTAGVLLAVFGIALGVFGESSFSRLPWPALTLMSSASVPGGFLQRWDAVFLAVLLPGLFLAAGNAFHYLRRIAGELLPENKSVWLTAGTFAAGTLPALLTGSYENAAHLYFRWGLCALVPLLAATPVFLSILERMKKKCGL encoded by the coding sequence ATGCTCGCAAATAATGGGAAAATATCGGTTCATCAGATTTCACGTCTGCTTTTTATCAGTCTGACTGCCAGATTAATGCTGTTTCTGCCATATGTGGGCACGGGAATGTCGGGAGCGGAATTTCTGGCGGCGGTGGCACTTGGAATTTTCTGGGCATTCCTTTATACCGGACTGATTGCCGGGATTGCGGAATATACCGGAAATTCCGCAGATACCGGAACTACGGTGCGTAACGAAAATCCGGTATCTGCACCGGGCGGCTTCACCGTATATCTGCAGGAGCGGGTGGGCAGATATACGGCGTATGCCTTCAGTATTCTGATGATTTTATTTTTAATACTGCATCTGGCGTATCTGGCGAGGCTTACGGGAGCCATCTGCCGACTGTACCTGCTTCCGGAAACGTCAGAGAATACGCTGCTGGTCTGCACGCTTCTGGCAGGCGCGGCGACGGCATCGGGAGGGCGGTGCCGGATGGCAGGGAGCCATATGGAAAAGCAGGAGATAAAGCCGCAGGGCAGGAGCGCGGACGACGGACAGATATGCGGACGGATGGCGGAGATATTTTTCCTTCCGGTCGCGGCGGCGCTGATTATTATGCTGCTTGCGTCGGCGGGGTCGGTAAGACTGGAAAATTTATCCGGCAACGGAAGCTTTCATGATGCGGGGAATTTTGACATAATGAAAATTCTGGGCAGAAGCGGCGCAGCAGCCGGCAGTTTCTTTGAAGTGACCCTGATTTTATACGAACTGCCGTATATCAGCCGCCGGAAAAGCCGGTCCGTAAAAACGCTTAGAGGAGCGATGCAGAAGGGAATACTTCTTACGGCGGGGGTTCTGCTTGCCGTATTTGGGATCGCGCTGGGAGTTTTCGGGGAGAGCAGCTTTTCGCGCCTGCCCTGGCCGGCTCTGACGCTCATGAGCAGCGCCTCGGTACCGGGCGGGTTTTTACAGCGGTGGGACGCAGTATTTCTGGCGGTTTTGCTTCCCGGTCTTTTCCTTGCTGCCGGGAATGCATTCCATTATCTGAGGCGGATAGCGGGAGAACTGTTGCCGGAAAACAAAAGCGTCTGGCTGACGGCAGGCACATTTGCGGCAGGAACACTTCCGGCGCTGCTGACGGGAAGCTATGAAAATGCCGCGCACCTGTATTTCAGATGGGGACTTTGCGCTCTGGTGCCGCTGCTGGCGGCAACGCCTGTTTTTCTTAGTATACTGGAAAGGATGAAGAAAAAATGCGGATTGTGA
- a CDS encoding spore germination protein, whose protein sequence is MEIPKAEGEKNIRGSREAFTEDIGTNISLIEKRIRDGALTQEKWVLGRRTKTEAVLLYLEGVAYGKILEQVRTKLRVPDIDSVMDGGMLEQLMKENVWSPFPQCQASERPDRTAQALLEGRAAILLDHSPEALILPATVNSMFQTGDDYYRHFMVVSFLRLIRYLAAFLAAFLPGLYVAASCYHTQLLPTNLILSLAEARAGVPFPVLLEVLLMELAFELIREAGLRMPGAIGNTIGIVGGLIIGQSAVSANLVSPMTVVVVALTALGSFSVPNEEFSEALRLIKYVNVFLGGALGIVGIALGGYFLALHLTRLQSFGVPYLNPFAMPEVNDAYDLRDSLLRWPMRTLQRRPLFAWHRQRVRMRQKEGDNARK, encoded by the coding sequence ATGGAAATACCAAAAGCGGAGGGTGAAAAAAACATCCGCGGCTCCAGAGAGGCTTTTACGGAGGATATCGGTACGAATATTTCTCTGATAGAGAAGCGCATCCGTGACGGTGCGCTGACGCAGGAAAAATGGGTGCTGGGGCGCCGCACGAAGACGGAGGCGGTTCTTCTGTATCTGGAGGGAGTGGCTTACGGAAAGATTCTGGAGCAGGTGCGGACGAAGCTGCGTGTGCCGGATATTGACAGTGTGATGGATGGCGGTATGCTGGAGCAGCTTATGAAAGAAAATGTCTGGTCGCCGTTTCCGCAGTGCCAGGCGAGTGAACGCCCGGACCGCACCGCCCAGGCGCTGCTGGAGGGAAGGGCGGCAATTCTGCTGGACCATTCACCGGAAGCGCTGATTCTGCCGGCTACCGTAAACAGTATGTTTCAGACGGGCGACGATTACTACCGTCATTTTATGGTGGTTTCCTTTTTGCGCCTGATACGGTATCTGGCGGCATTTCTGGCAGCGTTTCTGCCGGGGCTGTATGTGGCTGCAAGCTGTTATCATACACAGCTTCTTCCGACAAATCTCATATTGTCTCTGGCAGAGGCGAGAGCGGGAGTGCCGTTTCCGGTTCTTCTGGAGGTTCTTTTAATGGAGCTTGCTTTTGAGCTGATTCGTGAGGCAGGGCTCAGAATGCCGGGAGCAATCGGAAATACCATCGGTATTGTCGGTGGGCTTATCATCGGGCAGTCGGCGGTGTCGGCAAATCTTGTCAGTCCGATGACCGTCGTGGTGGTTGCGCTGACGGCGCTTGGTTCCTTTTCGGTTCCAAATGAAGAATTTTCGGAGGCGCTCCGTCTCATAAAATATGTAAACGTTTTTCTGGGAGGGGCTCTTGGCATTGTGGGAATTGCGCTCGGAGGTTATTTCCTGGCACTGCATCTGACCCGCCTGCAGAGCTTTGGTGTTCCGTACCTGAACCCGTTTGCCATGCCGGAAGTAAATGACGCATATGATCTGCGCGACAGTCTGCTGCGCTGGCCGATGCGGACACTGCAGAGACGCCCGCTTTTTGCCTGGCACAGACAGCGGGTCCGTATGCGGCAAAAGGAGGGGGACAATGCTCGCAAATAA
- a CDS encoding GntR family transcriptional regulator gives MNDNFHVDMNEYLPLRDVVFNTLRKAILKGELKPGERLMEIQLAQRLGVSRTPVREAIRKLELEGLVRMMPRRGAVVAEITLQDLEDVLEVRAALEELAVQKACEYITEEQLRDLKKAAGEFRRSLEEDNLLACVETDMAFHEIIYSAANNRRLQQMLQNIREQMYRYRLEYLKDKRMHRLLVEEHDTIRRALKKRDAAKAGSAMRVHINNQKDSMVQSLTGNVKIEQY, from the coding sequence ATGAACGATAATTTCCATGTGGATATGAACGAATATCTTCCGCTGCGGGATGTGGTATTTAACACATTGCGGAAGGCAATTTTAAAGGGCGAACTGAAGCCGGGCGAGCGCCTTATGGAAATCCAGCTTGCCCAGCGCCTGGGGGTGAGCCGCACACCGGTGCGTGAGGCTATCCGGAAGCTGGAGCTGGAAGGACTGGTGCGCATGATGCCGCGGCGCGGCGCGGTGGTGGCGGAGATTACGCTGCAGGATCTGGAGGACGTGCTGGAGGTGCGCGCCGCCCTGGAAGAGCTTGCTGTCCAGAAGGCATGTGAATACATTACCGAGGAGCAGCTCCGCGATTTGAAAAAAGCGGCGGGCGAATTCCGCCGCAGCCTGGAGGAGGACAATCTGCTTGCCTGTGTGGAAACAGACATGGCATTTCATGAGATTATATACAGTGCGGCCAACAACCGCCGCCTGCAGCAGATGCTGCAGAATATCCGCGAGCAAATGTACCGTTACCGTCTGGAATATCTGAAGGATAAGCGGATGCACCGCCTGCTGGTGGAAGAGCACGACACCATCCGCCGTGCCCTGAAGAAGCGGGATGCGGCGAAAGCCGGAAGCGCTATGCGCGTGCATATCAATAACCAGAAGGATTCAATGGTGCAGAGCCTGACAGGAAATGTTAAAATAGAACAATACTGA
- the ispE gene encoding 4-(cytidine 5'-diphospho)-2-C-methyl-D-erythritol kinase, which produces MKEIKLKAKAKINLGLDVLRKREDGYHEVRMIMQTIGLYDRLVIRPAADGQISIRTNLRFLPTGEDNLVYRAAKLLMDEFQIKQGVEIELGKYIPVAAGMAGGSSDAAATLVGVNKLFELGLDTEQLMKRGVKIGADVPFCVMRGTALAEGIGERLTPLPPMPECHILIAKPGIHVSTKFVYGNLRADELKEHPDIDGQIEALKRGDLHGLARLMGNVLETVTIPEYPVIRRIKEVMKEHGALNAMMSGSGPTVFGLFEDAAAAQEAYRALDGGGEAKQVYLVS; this is translated from the coding sequence ATGAAAGAAATAAAACTGAAGGCAAAGGCGAAAATCAACCTCGGTCTTGATGTACTTCGAAAAAGAGAAGACGGTTATCACGAGGTACGAATGATTATGCAGACCATCGGGCTGTACGACAGACTGGTAATCCGCCCGGCGGCGGACGGACAGATTTCCATACGGACAAATCTGCGCTTCCTGCCTACCGGGGAGGATAATCTGGTATACCGGGCAGCAAAGCTTCTGATGGACGAGTTTCAGATAAAACAGGGCGTGGAAATCGAGCTTGGCAAATATATTCCGGTGGCCGCCGGCATGGCGGGCGGAAGCTCGGATGCCGCTGCCACGCTGGTTGGCGTAAATAAATTGTTTGAGCTGGGACTGGATACGGAGCAGCTGATGAAGCGCGGTGTGAAAATCGGCGCGGATGTTCCGTTCTGCGTCATGCGCGGAACCGCGCTGGCGGAGGGAATCGGGGAAAGGCTGACGCCGCTGCCGCCCATGCCGGAATGTCACATTCTGATTGCGAAGCCCGGTATCCATGTATCCACAAAATTTGTGTACGGGAATCTGCGGGCGGACGAATTAAAAGAACACCCGGACATCGACGGACAGATCGAGGCCCTGAAGCGCGGCGATCTGCACGGACTGGCGCGTCTTATGGGAAATGTGCTGGAGACGGTTACCATTCCGGAATACCCTGTTATCCGCCGGATAAAGGAAGTGATGAAAGAGCACGGCGCACTGAATGCCATGATGAGCGGAAGTGGTCCGACCGTGTTCGGATTATTCGAGGATGCCGCGGCGGCGCAGGAGGCTTACCGGGCGCTTGACGGAGGCGGGGAAGCAAAACAGGTCTATCTTGTATCATAG